From Actinomycetota bacterium, a single genomic window includes:
- a CDS encoding NapC/NirT family cytochrome c: MVKISLAGFKDPVRRPRYIIWTGVVVLLFAAFVVVALGVTSTYWFCANVCHKVQDDSISAYNRSAHSKISCLACHMPVQADPITFVIHKAEAGILGGIHTLTNNYENPLNPESHVALALMPEKQCTQCHSENREITPGPGIIINHEIHSEEGVHCTLCHNRVAHDESGDWEPITKNPKTGELAYKHADFMEMTACFRCHGLESGAKAPGACAKCHPADFELKPESHFKGDFYPRGHADMALTEIKRVEEAVAEGAHGEEGGEATEGKSEEATKGEEGSEEATESKNGASLLGPEKAYASGGGAESEWVAAMPPLAQVNYCSTCHKQSFCDSCHGMELPHPKEFVDKSHPELVKTKLDKCDMCHQVTKTGFKFCNDCHHGTKSNWKYDPAVVWETQHAKTVTANGVDLCLEACHKTTFCSDCHTKKKPVPSSHTAKDWLRKKAEALGVHAEGFKAQPTSCEVCHGPDEPNGNKFCKGCHALEMPHQQEFKDFHAKTGRSNRKVCANCHTFKELCSDCHHEGAVNGTPWLKVHGPIVNKNGGTGCLEKCHKQDFCVDCHTSKKVVPVSHKVKGWTKRPSLNKPAIHPSSFEKQPDGCTYCHGSGGAKAKFCQSCHKLEMPHPDGYGAEGKGNGGVHQAGFKNKSLKKATCENCHSTRFCNKCHHGYDGAKPPWVNYHPATVKKSGAAPCFECHEETTCSYCHVREAGKYLKN; encoded by the coding sequence ATGGTCAAGATCTCGCTGGCCGGGTTCAAGGACCCGGTCCGACGGCCGCGGTACATCATTTGGACGGGCGTTGTCGTCCTTCTGTTCGCGGCCTTCGTCGTCGTTGCCCTGGGGGTGACATCGACCTACTGGTTCTGCGCGAACGTGTGTCACAAGGTGCAGGACGACTCTATCTCCGCCTACAACCGCTCGGCGCACTCAAAGATCTCGTGTCTGGCGTGCCACATGCCTGTCCAAGCGGATCCGATCACGTTCGTGATTCACAAGGCGGAGGCCGGTATTCTCGGCGGCATTCACACCCTCACGAACAACTATGAGAATCCGCTCAATCCCGAGTCCCACGTGGCGCTGGCTTTGATGCCGGAGAAGCAGTGCACCCAGTGTCACTCGGAGAACCGTGAGATCACTCCGGGACCTGGTATCATCATCAACCACGAGATCCACTCGGAAGAGGGCGTCCACTGCACGCTTTGTCACAACCGTGTCGCGCATGACGAAAGCGGCGACTGGGAACCCATCACCAAGAACCCAAAGACCGGAGAACTAGCCTACAAGCACGCTGACTTCATGGAGATGACCGCGTGTTTCCGGTGCCACGGTCTTGAGAGCGGCGCGAAGGCGCCCGGTGCGTGTGCTAAGTGCCATCCTGCGGACTTCGAGCTCAAGCCCGAGAGCCACTTCAAGGGCGACTTCTATCCACGCGGCCACGCGGACATGGCGCTCACCGAGATCAAGCGTGTAGAGGAAGCCGTGGCCGAGGGTGCCCACGGAGAAGAGGGCGGAGAGGCCACCGAGGGCAAGAGCGAAGAGGCCACCAAGGGCGAGGAAGGCTCCGAAGAGGCCACCGAGAGCAAGAACGGCGCGTCTCTCCTCGGCCCCGAGAAGGCCTATGCTTCCGGTGGCGGGGCGGAGAGCGAGTGGGTTGCGGCAATGCCCCCGCTGGCTCAGGTGAACTACTGCTCTACGTGCCACAAGCAGAGTTTCTGCGACAGCTGCCATGGCATGGAGCTCCCGCACCCCAAGGAATTCGTCGACAAGTCCCACCCCGAGCTCGTGAAGACGAAGCTCGACAAGTGCGACATGTGTCACCAGGTCACCAAGACCGGCTTCAAGTTCTGCAACGATTGCCACCATGGCACGAAGTCGAACTGGAAGTACGATCCCGCGGTCGTCTGGGAGACCCAGCACGCCAAGACGGTCACCGCCAACGGCGTCGATCTGTGTCTCGAGGCATGTCACAAGACGACGTTCTGTTCGGATTGCCACACCAAGAAGAAGCCGGTGCCGTCCTCACACACCGCCAAGGACTGGTTGCGCAAGAAGGCGGAGGCGCTCGGCGTCCATGCCGAGGGCTTCAAGGCCCAGCCTACTTCGTGCGAGGTCTGCCACGGCCCGGACGAGCCGAACGGCAACAAGTTCTGCAAGGGTTGCCATGCGCTCGAGATGCCGCACCAGCAGGAGTTCAAGGACTTCCATGCCAAGACCGGTCGCAGCAACCGGAAGGTCTGTGCGAACTGCCACACCTTCAAGGAGCTTTGCAGCGACTGTCACCACGAGGGTGCTGTCAACGGTACGCCTTGGCTGAAGGTCCACGGCCCGATCGTCAACAAGAACGGTGGTACAGGCTGTCTCGAGAAGTGTCACAAGCAGGACTTCTGCGTCGACTGCCACACCTCGAAGAAGGTCGTTCCGGTCTCGCACAAGGTGAAGGGCTGGACGAAGCGTCCATCTCTGAACAAGCCCGCCATCCATCCCTCCAGCTTTGAGAAGCAGCCCGACGGCTGCACCTACTGCCACGGCAGCGGGGGCGCGAAGGCCAAGTTCTGCCAGAGCTGCCACAAGCTTGAGATGCCGCACCCCGATGGCTACGGTGCCGAGGGCAAGGGCAATGGTGGCGTTCACCAGGCAGGCTTCAAGAACAAGAGCCTCAAGAAGGCGACCTGTGAGAACTGTCACAGCACGCGGTTCTGCAACAAATGCCACCACGGGTACGACGGTGCGAAGCCGCCTTGGGTGAACTACCACCCGGCTACGGTCAAGAAGTCCGGCGCTGCGCCCTGCTTCGAGTGCCATGAGGAGACGACCTGCTCGTACTGCCACGTACGTGAGGCTGGCAAGTACCTCAAGAACTAG
- a CDS encoding redox-sensing transcriptional repressor Rex, whose amino-acid sequence MSAIDKDRIPEGVIERLPTYLSVLIQLRQDGCYTVSSARLGELTDINPAQIRRDLTHFGSFGKRGVGYEIVLLIDRIQRILGSDHTHRIILVGAGHLGSAIAAYNGLRARGFIVAAIFDNSPTKIGTRIGDIIVQDIANMRRVVEEQGIRIGIVAVPPEAAQTVADRMCEVDIKVLLNYTSVMVRVPEGVTLHNTDPVRELLHTLYYLSRTETVAHA is encoded by the coding sequence GTGAGTGCAATAGACAAGGATCGGATACCTGAAGGCGTGATAGAGCGTCTTCCGACGTACCTGAGCGTGCTCATTCAGCTTCGACAGGACGGGTGCTACACGGTGTCCTCGGCAAGGCTCGGGGAGCTGACTGACATCAATCCCGCGCAGATTCGACGAGACCTCACCCACTTCGGTTCTTTTGGCAAGCGCGGTGTCGGCTACGAGATCGTACTGCTGATCGATCGCATCCAAAGGATCCTCGGTTCGGACCACACGCACCGGATCATCCTCGTCGGAGCGGGTCATCTCGGGTCAGCGATCGCCGCGTACAATGGGCTGCGGGCCAGGGGGTTCATAGTGGCCGCGATCTTCGACAACAGCCCGACGAAGATAGGGACTCGAATCGGCGATATCATCGTCCAGGACATCGCCAACATGAGGCGCGTTGTCGAAGAGCAGGGCATTCGCATTGGAATCGTGGCCGTTCCTCCTGAGGCGGCCCAGACTGTAGCGGATCGGATGTGTGAGGTCGACATCAAGGTTCTCCTGAACTACACCTCGGTCATGGTGAGGGTGCCGGAGGGCGTAACGCTTCACAACACGGACCCGGTGCGGGAGCTGCTACACACGCTGTACTACCTGTCACGTACCGAAACCGTGGCGCACGCCTGA
- a CDS encoding site-2 protease family protein has product MFNLPQFRLGRLLGIPIEAHPTWLIAFALFAGLLSFNVFPAVFDWPVGVALLNGVLTALLFFASILVHEMSHCLVARAGGIKISKITLFIFGGLAQMDEEPRSPGRELVMAVAGPGASLLLAALFFAVYAVLAFAGVSDRVWGPLEYLALINLSLAVFNMLPGFPLDGGRVLRAILWAASHDILKATRWASRAGQVIGYLMIGGAVVGVLSGMTQMIWTGLVGWFITFLAEGSYRQQVVKSHLAKVDVGSIMSPNPVVVSGDTTLYALVHERFLGDRHSRYPVVEDGRVVGLVSLPQVKLVPQEEWHRMTAGQAADRDLARLVVDDSTPVDDVLVSLGKDRPGALLVVRDGHVVGIVTRADVVSALQDSAGEGV; this is encoded by the coding sequence GTGTTCAATCTGCCGCAGTTTCGCCTGGGACGGCTCCTGGGCATTCCCATCGAGGCACATCCGACCTGGCTGATTGCCTTCGCATTGTTCGCTGGCCTGCTGTCATTCAATGTGTTTCCGGCCGTGTTCGACTGGCCTGTCGGTGTGGCGCTCCTCAACGGCGTTCTGACGGCGCTGCTGTTCTTCGCCTCGATTCTCGTTCACGAGATGAGCCACTGCCTGGTGGCACGGGCGGGCGGCATCAAGATATCGAAGATCACGCTCTTCATCTTCGGCGGCCTGGCGCAAATGGACGAGGAGCCGCGCAGTCCCGGGCGGGAGCTTGTCATGGCCGTTGCCGGACCGGGAGCGAGCCTCCTCCTGGCAGCGCTCTTCTTCGCTGTCTACGCCGTTCTTGCATTCGCGGGTGTGAGTGACCGGGTCTGGGGGCCGTTGGAGTATCTCGCGCTCATCAACCTGTCCCTTGCCGTCTTCAACATGCTGCCGGGCTTCCCCCTGGACGGTGGACGGGTGCTCAGGGCGATTCTTTGGGCAGCGAGTCATGACATCCTCAAAGCGACGCGCTGGGCGAGCAGGGCCGGTCAGGTCATTGGCTACCTGATGATCGGCGGGGCCGTGGTCGGCGTGCTCAGCGGGATGACGCAGATGATCTGGACAGGTCTCGTCGGATGGTTCATCACGTTCCTGGCCGAGGGATCCTATCGCCAGCAGGTCGTCAAGTCGCATCTTGCCAAGGTGGATGTTGGCTCCATCATGTCCCCGAATCCTGTAGTCGTCAGTGGCGATACCACTCTCTATGCGCTCGTTCACGAGCGCTTTCTGGGCGATCGGCACAGCCGGTATCCTGTTGTCGAGGACGGCCGCGTGGTGGGCCTCGTCTCCCTGCCGCAGGTGAAGCTGGTGCCGCAGGAGGAGTGGCACCGGATGACCGCGGGACAAGCGGCCGACCGCGATCTCGCGAGACTCGTCGTTGACGACAGCACGCCAGTTGACGACGTGCTCGTGAGCCTCGGAAAGGACCGCCCCGGCGCCCTTCTTGTGGTGCGCGACGGGCACGTGGTGGGCATCGTCACACGTGCCGATGTTGTCTCGGCTCTGCAGGATTCAGCGGGTGAGGGCGTTTGA
- a CDS encoding twin-arginine translocase TatA/TatE family subunit — protein sequence MSVLPLAIGPILGLGPMELGIILLIVLVLFGPKRLPQLGKSIGKTVKAIRDGVDKDDGEDENEDEEATPKKKAAAKDEEEDEE from the coding sequence ATGAGTGTTCTACCGCTGGCGATAGGCCCGATTCTTGGACTCGGGCCTATGGAATTGGGCATCATTCTTCTGATCGTTCTCGTTCTGTTCGGCCCGAAGCGCTTGCCGCAGCTCGGGAAGTCCATCGGCAAGACAGTCAAAGCGATTCGCGATGGCGTGGACAAGGACGACGGCGAGGACGAGAACGAAGACGAAGAGGCTACTCCCAAGAAGAAGGCCGCCGCCAAGGACGAGGAAGAGGACGAGGAGTAG
- the greA gene encoding transcription elongation factor GreA has product MHKEVALTREGQVRLEEELHHLETVRRREVGERIKEAKEFGDLSENSEYDDAKNEQAWVESRIAEVNQILAHATIIESPKKSDKVALGCRVELQDADNSDVHVYQLVGSAEADPARDRISNESPVGQAIMGSKKGQTVKVNTPSGRVLEYTVRKITR; this is encoded by the coding sequence ATGCACAAAGAGGTTGCGCTTACCCGCGAAGGCCAGGTACGGCTCGAAGAGGAACTGCACCATCTCGAGACCGTCCGTCGTCGTGAAGTCGGAGAACGCATCAAGGAAGCCAAGGAGTTCGGGGACCTGTCCGAAAACTCCGAGTACGACGATGCGAAGAACGAGCAGGCATGGGTGGAGAGCCGCATCGCCGAGGTCAATCAGATCCTCGCGCATGCGACCATCATCGAATCCCCCAAGAAGAGCGACAAGGTCGCTCTCGGTTGCCGCGTCGAGCTTCAAGACGCCGACAACAGTGACGTACACGTCTACCAGCTCGTCGGCTCGGCCGAGGCCGACCCGGCGCGCGACCGCATCTCGAACGAATCTCCCGTCGGGCAGGCGATCATGGGCTCCAAGAAGGGGCAGACCGTAAAGGTGAACACACCCTCCGGTCGAGTTCTGGAGTACACGGTCCGCAAGATCACCCGCTAG
- a CDS encoding DUF2085 domain-containing protein has product MIAAFLRWLGYGLCHQLPERSFFGGALQLPVCARDTGSYMGFAMAFLLIVALDRERRSSELPPAWLGVWLGVGLLSAAVDGATQLFGLRESTNALRLATGLAMGFAIAAYTVPLLNSQLWRRPGAGRVLGGPGQGVAYLAALPAAFAVLWWAGPRAGVIYAIAVGASIVMTFASVNLVLVALLPPFDQRASCKREILVAVFLAIVVSFAELAVAASVRGFLLGLAGAVS; this is encoded by the coding sequence ATGATTGCGGCGTTCCTCAGATGGCTCGGCTATGGCCTGTGTCACCAGCTTCCGGAGCGGTCCTTCTTCGGCGGTGCGTTGCAGCTCCCGGTGTGCGCCCGTGATACCGGGAGCTACATGGGTTTCGCGATGGCCTTCCTCTTGATTGTGGCTCTCGACAGGGAGCGGAGGTCTTCGGAGCTTCCGCCGGCGTGGCTCGGTGTGTGGCTCGGCGTAGGGCTTCTGTCGGCAGCAGTCGACGGGGCGACCCAACTGTTCGGCTTGCGGGAGAGCACCAACGCGCTGAGACTCGCGACGGGCCTAGCGATGGGATTCGCGATCGCCGCATACACGGTCCCGTTGCTGAACAGTCAGTTGTGGCGCCGTCCGGGGGCAGGACGCGTTCTCGGCGGCCCGGGACAGGGTGTCGCATACCTGGCGGCGTTACCAGCCGCCTTCGCCGTCCTGTGGTGGGCCGGGCCCCGAGCAGGCGTGATCTACGCGATCGCTGTAGGGGCATCCATAGTCATGACCTTCGCTTCGGTGAACCTCGTTCTGGTTGCGCTTCTTCCGCCGTTCGATCAGAGGGCATCGTGCAAACGGGAGATACTTGTGGCCGTCTTCCTCGCGATCGTCGTGTCCTTTGCGGAGCTCGCCGTCGCAGCATCAGTGCGCGGGTTCCTGCTCGGCCTAGCGGGAGCAGTCTCGTAG
- the lysS gene encoding lysine--tRNA ligase: MDEVERTGAPEAGSSDDPFAVRRAKLDRLRETGQVPYSSRFDVTARAASLAEKHESLGPGEETGTVVSVAGRVVAKREQGKLAFIVIRDATGDLQLFCRVNVLGEEDFVRVLDLDLGDWVGATGIVVRTRRGELSVVPATVELLSKSLRPLPEKFHGLTDTETRYRQRYVDLIANPEVRAVFETRFRIIAAIRRFMEDRSFVEVETPMLHPIPGGATARPFATHHNALDMEFFLRIAPELYLKRLLVGGFERVYEINRSFRNEGMSPRHNPEFTMLEAYQAFGDMETMRELTESLITSVAEEVLGKLELEYQGTLVSLVSPWRQATMAELVSEAVGRDVGVRTPAGELAGLCEQYEIAVESAWGSGKILNELFEKLVEHTLVQPTFVTLYPAETSPLARRNDDDPELTDRFELIVTGREFANAFSELVDPVDQRARFEAQAAVKAAGDDEAMWVDGDYLRAQEYGMPPAGGLGIGIDRLVMLLTDSPSIRDVLLFPHMRPESERG; this comes from the coding sequence ATGGACGAAGTCGAGCGGACAGGTGCCCCCGAGGCCGGATCGAGTGACGATCCGTTCGCGGTCCGCCGGGCGAAGCTCGACCGTCTCAGAGAGACGGGCCAGGTTCCATACAGCTCCCGCTTCGATGTCACCGCCCGTGCCGCGTCCTTGGCCGAGAAGCACGAGTCCCTGGGTCCTGGCGAGGAGACTGGGACGGTCGTATCGGTCGCGGGACGCGTCGTGGCCAAGCGCGAGCAGGGCAAGCTCGCCTTCATCGTCATTCGCGACGCAACAGGGGATCTTCAGCTCTTCTGCCGTGTGAACGTCCTTGGCGAAGAGGATTTCGTGCGAGTGCTCGATCTTGACCTCGGCGATTGGGTCGGTGCAACCGGAATCGTCGTACGAACGCGCCGGGGAGAGCTGTCGGTCGTGCCCGCCACGGTAGAGCTCCTCTCCAAGTCGCTTCGGCCGCTTCCCGAGAAGTTCCACGGACTCACCGATACCGAGACGCGCTACAGGCAGCGCTACGTCGATCTGATCGCGAATCCGGAGGTCCGTGCCGTCTTTGAGACGCGGTTCCGCATCATTGCCGCAATCAGGCGCTTCATGGAGGACCGATCCTTCGTAGAGGTAGAGACGCCAATGCTCCACCCCATCCCTGGCGGGGCGACGGCGAGGCCCTTCGCGACGCATCACAATGCGCTCGACATGGAGTTCTTTCTGCGGATCGCGCCAGAGCTCTACCTTAAGCGTCTGCTGGTCGGCGGCTTTGAGCGCGTCTACGAGATCAACCGCTCCTTCCGCAATGAAGGCATGTCTCCCAGGCACAATCCCGAGTTCACGATGCTGGAGGCGTACCAGGCTTTCGGCGATATGGAGACGATGCGCGAGTTGACCGAGTCACTCATCACATCCGTCGCCGAGGAGGTTCTCGGCAAGCTGGAGCTTGAGTACCAGGGGACTCTGGTCTCCCTGGTATCCCCATGGCGGCAGGCTACGATGGCTGAACTTGTGAGCGAAGCGGTTGGTCGCGATGTGGGGGTGCGCACGCCCGCCGGCGAATTGGCCGGGCTGTGCGAGCAGTACGAGATTGCGGTTGAGTCCGCGTGGGGCAGCGGCAAGATCCTGAATGAACTGTTCGAGAAGCTTGTGGAGCACACGCTCGTTCAGCCGACATTCGTGACACTGTATCCTGCAGAGACCTCGCCGCTTGCCCGGCGAAACGACGATGACCCGGAGCTCACCGACCGGTTCGAACTCATTGTCACCGGCCGCGAGTTTGCAAACGCTTTCTCGGAGCTTGTCGACCCCGTCGACCAGAGGGCACGATTCGAGGCACAGGCTGCTGTGAAAGCAGCTGGCGACGACGAGGCGATGTGGGTGGACGGCGACTATCTCCGGGCACAGGAGTACGGCATGCCTCCGGCGGGTGGTCTTGGCATCGGCATCGACCGGTTGGTCATGCTTCTCACGGACTCACCATCCATCCGCGATGTGTTGTTGTTCCCGCACATGCGCCCGGAGAGCGAACGGGGCTAG
- a CDS encoding S-methyl-5'-thioadenosine phosphorylase, which yields MDYPQVEIGVFGGSGFYELLDNPREVRVNTPYGSPSSPVMYGEIGGRGVAFLPRHGKEHQLPPHMINYRANVYAMKQLGVGRIIGPNACGSLQQGVKPGDFVICDQFVDRTWGRKDTFFDGPITTHVSSADPYCPTMRQVAIESARKRGIEAHPTGTVVVIQGPRFSTRSESKWFASQGWEVINMTQYPECYLAREMEICYCNISLITDHDAGAEGAEPVTNDEVVRVFNENNAKVRDLLYTMIPGLPVSRDCSCAHALDGAAF from the coding sequence ATGGATTACCCTCAGGTCGAGATCGGAGTCTTTGGCGGCAGTGGCTTCTACGAGCTTCTCGACAACCCCCGTGAGGTTCGAGTCAACACGCCATACGGATCGCCGTCGTCGCCAGTCATGTACGGCGAGATCGGTGGCAGGGGTGTCGCCTTCCTCCCGCGGCACGGCAAGGAGCATCAGCTGCCTCCGCACATGATCAACTACCGTGCGAACGTCTATGCGATGAAACAGCTTGGGGTCGGGCGCATCATCGGCCCGAATGCCTGCGGTTCGCTGCAGCAGGGCGTGAAGCCTGGTGACTTCGTCATCTGCGATCAGTTCGTTGACCGCACGTGGGGTCGAAAGGACACGTTCTTCGACGGTCCAATCACCACCCACGTATCATCTGCAGATCCCTACTGCCCGACGATGAGACAGGTCGCGATCGAGTCCGCGAGGAAGCGCGGCATCGAGGCCCACCCGACTGGAACCGTCGTTGTGATCCAGGGTCCACGTTTCTCAACACGCTCGGAATCCAAGTGGTTCGCGTCGCAGGGCTGGGAAGTCATCAACATGACGCAGTACCCGGAATGCTACCTCGCACGGGAAATGGAGATCTGCTACTGCAACATCTCGCTGATCACCGACCATGATGCCGGTGCAGAGGGCGCCGAGCCCGTAACCAATGACGAAGTCGTGAGGGTCTTCAACGAGAACAACGCCAAGGTCAGAGACCTGCTGTACACGATGATTCCGGGATTGCCGGTCAGTCGTGATTGCTCGTGTGCACATGCTCTGGATGGCGCCGCGTTCTAG
- a CDS encoding SAM-dependent chlorinase/fluorinase, producing the protein MQNIICFVSDFGLGDTWVGVCRAVIFRACPMVHVVDLAHEIPPFDIRKGAAVAAAGVYQLPDAIHLVVVDPGVGGEREDLCIVTRGGTSLVGPDNGVLMPAAERAGGVAEAYAIESEQIDFHAPLATFHARDVLAPAAAALACGVEPSALGHPVDPDVLAPAPFKSSRVENGTVIAEVVDIDRFGSVRVSLSARDIEAFGLRPERLELSFGHVVAEVPFGRTFFDVAQGEPVALVDSSGWLTLALCMDNAADRYGVEPGVSVRVKALL; encoded by the coding sequence GTGCAAAACATCATCTGCTTCGTTTCTGACTTCGGGTTGGGCGACACATGGGTAGGAGTCTGCCGCGCAGTCATCTTCAGGGCCTGCCCCATGGTGCATGTCGTCGATCTTGCGCACGAGATACCACCCTTCGATATCCGGAAAGGAGCCGCAGTCGCGGCAGCGGGGGTGTACCAGCTTCCCGACGCGATCCACCTGGTAGTTGTGGACCCCGGGGTGGGAGGGGAGAGAGAGGACCTGTGCATCGTCACGCGCGGAGGTACGAGTCTCGTGGGGCCGGACAACGGCGTGCTGATGCCTGCCGCCGAAAGAGCTGGCGGCGTGGCGGAGGCATACGCCATAGAGTCCGAGCAGATCGACTTCCACGCTCCCCTGGCGACGTTCCACGCACGAGACGTTCTTGCGCCGGCAGCAGCTGCGCTTGCTTGCGGAGTAGAACCTTCCGCGCTTGGCCATCCTGTGGATCCTGACGTTCTTGCGCCGGCACCTTTCAAGTCGAGTCGCGTGGAGAACGGCACGGTCATTGCCGAGGTTGTGGACATCGATCGGTTCGGATCTGTCCGGGTGAGCCTGTCCGCCCGGGATATCGAGGCCTTTGGACTCCGTCCCGAAAGGCTTGAGCTGTCCTTCGGGCATGTTGTTGCGGAGGTTCCTTTTGGCAGGACCTTCTTTGACGTGGCACAAGGAGAGCCGGTCGCGCTCGTCGATTCTTCCGGTTGGCTCACCCTGGCGCTTTGCATGGACAACGCGGCGGACCGCTATGGAGTGGAGCCTGGCGTCTCGGTACGGGTGAAGGCCCTCCTCTGA
- a CDS encoding HD domain-containing protein: MKAQFVRELAEGARVDAVFALSTREMRSTRTGEAYLALELSDRSGRIPAVLFRPSAQESAVPTHSVVRVTGIVTVYRGRKRVSVEHMAVASRYEVTDLLPGPKRERAETQAEFKGLVRSVRDRDLGRVLRAVFGDTQFLERFSTCPGAQTYHHAYVGGLLEHTVAVASICRHLAALYDEVDRDMLVTAALLHDIGKTDELQFRTSIEYTDEGRLLGHVVLGERRMREAVARKCPGVSPRTLTRLSHALLSHHGELEWGSPKRPSTVEALALHHADNMDAKAAGFIALLPHASSVEERWTDADNLFRRPLSVPTPADADRPSPAREDDEYLLAMA, translated from the coding sequence ATGAAGGCGCAATTCGTTCGAGAGTTGGCCGAGGGCGCGCGCGTGGATGCGGTGTTCGCGTTGTCGACGCGAGAGATGCGTAGCACACGCACGGGCGAGGCGTATCTCGCGCTTGAGCTCTCCGACCGGTCAGGCAGGATTCCGGCGGTTCTGTTCCGGCCTTCAGCGCAGGAGTCGGCGGTTCCGACACATTCAGTCGTACGCGTAACGGGCATCGTGACCGTCTACCGGGGCCGCAAGCGTGTCTCAGTCGAGCATATGGCAGTAGCCTCCAGATACGAGGTCACGGACCTGCTGCCCGGGCCCAAGAGAGAGCGCGCAGAGACTCAAGCCGAGTTCAAGGGCCTTGTGAGGTCCGTGCGCGATCGGGACCTGGGCCGTGTGCTCAGAGCCGTGTTCGGGGACACGCAGTTCCTCGAGAGATTCTCGACATGTCCCGGTGCCCAGACATACCACCATGCCTACGTGGGCGGTCTTCTTGAGCACACGGTCGCAGTGGCCTCGATCTGTCGCCACCTCGCGGCCCTGTACGACGAAGTCGACCGTGACATGCTGGTCACTGCGGCGCTTCTGCACGATATCGGCAAGACCGACGAGCTTCAGTTCCGCACCTCGATCGAGTACACGGACGAAGGTCGCCTCCTTGGCCATGTGGTGCTTGGAGAGCGGCGAATGCGTGAGGCTGTTGCACGCAAGTGTCCGGGTGTCTCGCCGCGGACCCTCACGCGACTCTCTCACGCGCTCCTCTCGCATCACGGTGAGCTGGAGTGGGGGTCTCCCAAGAGGCCGTCGACCGTTGAAGCGCTCGCGCTGCATCACGCTGACAACATGGACGCGAAAGCAGCGGGCTTCATTGCGCTCCTGCCGCATGCCTCTTCGGTCGAGGAGCGCTGGACTGACGCGGACAACCTGTTCAGGCGTCCTCTTTCGGTGCCGACTCCCGCAGACGCTGATCGACCGTCTCCCGCGCGAGAAGATGATGAGTACCTTCTTGCGATGGCCTAA